The sequence AGGCTGAGCAGGTCGTTGAGGAGGTCGTAGCGCGGGGCAATCTGCTCGAACAGGCTCTGAACCTGCTGCGGCTGCCCCGGCTCAAAGCTGCCCATCCCAGGGGAACACCAGTGAATCCGGCAGCATCTCAGGCAGTGACACGGCGTCGAGGCTGACGCCACCCGGCGGCGACGACTCCAGACTCAGCACCGGCAGCCGCTGGGGGGCCGTGACCATGATCACCGTCACGGTGGCCAGGCCCACGGCGGCGGAGCACACCATGCAGCCGGCCAGCATCAGGGAGAACTCCTGGCGGTCATTGGCGGCCTGCATCAGCTGCAGCGCCCAGGCCACCAGGGCCACCACGGCCACCAGCATCACCAGCGGCAGCACGGTGGCGTAGGGGGGTGGCAAGGGGTGGAAGAACATCTCTGGCGCTGGCCTGCCGTGGAGGGAAGCACGAGCGGAACGCCACGCCATCTTCCGTAACCAAAGTAACAAGCCGTTACGTCCCGGCGTGACGATGCGGCAGGGGCCTGATCGGCAGGCCCCTGGCCAGCAGATCGGTCTTGATCGCCTCCACGCTGAGAATGCCGTCGTGGAGCAGGGAGGCCAGCAGGGCCGCCGAGGCGCCGCCGCCGCCTGGCCCGTCCGACAGCGCCGCAGCGATGTGGTCGAGACAGCCGGCCCCGCCGGAGGCGATCACGGGCACCGCCACCGCCTCGGCCACGGCGCGGGTGAGGGGCAGGTCGTAGCCGGCCTGGGTGCCGTCCCCATCCATCGAGGTGAGCAGGATCTCGCCGGCCCCCAGGGCCACCACCCGCCGCGCCCAGGCCAGGGCATCGAGCCCGGTGTTCTCGCGGCCCCCCTTCACGTACACATCCCAGCCCGGCCGCTCGCCGGCGCCGCGGCGGCGAGCATCGATCGCCACCACGATGCACTGCACCCCGAAGCGCTCGGCGCCGCGGCTCACCAGTTCGGGATCGCGCACGGCGGCGGAGTTGAGGCTCACCTTGTCGGCGCCGGCCCGGAGCAGGGCCGTGATCCCCTCCACGCTGGCGATGCCGCCGCCCACGGTGAAGGGGATCGTCACCGCCTCGGCGGTGCGCTGCACCAGTTCCACCAGGGTGGAGCGGCCCTGGTGGCTGGCGGCGATGTCGAGGAACACGAGCTCATCGGCACCGGCGGCGCTGTAGCGGCAGGCCAGCTCCACGGGGTCGCCGGCA is a genomic window of Cyanobium sp. NS01 containing:
- the hisF gene encoding imidazole glycerol phosphate synthase subunit HisF; amino-acid sequence: MVAKRIIPCLDVADGRVVKGINFVGLRDAGDPVELACRYSAAGADELVFLDIAASHQGRSTLVELVQRTAEAVTIPFTVGGGIASVEGITALLRAGADKVSLNSAAVRDPELVSRGAERFGVQCIVVAIDARRRGAGERPGWDVYVKGGRENTGLDALAWARRVVALGAGEILLTSMDGDGTQAGYDLPLTRAVAEAVAVPVIASGGAGCLDHIAAALSDGPGGGGASAALLASLLHDGILSVEAIKTDLLARGLPIRPLPHRHAGT